In Brachybacterium fresconis, the genomic stretch ACCTCGCTCAGCCGCACGGCGATCATAAACTGGGACTCGGAGCTCTGCTTCACGAGCGTCAGATTGCTGCCGTCGGTCCGGTGTCGGATGACGTAGTAGTCCATGTCGGCGAGGATCGAGATCTTCCTCGCGTTCAGATAGACGGCTGCCATGAACGGCTGGTCCTCGCCGACCTTCTGATCCTCCGGGAAGCGCAGATCGTGGCTCTCGATGACCTCGCGACGGATCAGCTTCGTAGGCCCGAGGGTGTTGAAGACCTTGTGCTCGACCAGATCGGCATCCAGGATGGTTCGACGGAACATGGTGCTCGGGGCCTGGCGCCTGTCGGTGCTGGTCATCTTGCCGAGTACGACGTCGGAGCCCTCGGTGCGAGCGACCTCGACCATGCGGCGCAGTGCATCGGGGGTGAGCCGATCGTCGGAGTCGAGGAAGAAGAGGAAATCTCCCCGCGCCCGGCCGATCGCGGGATTGCGTCCGCCGCCCGGGGTGCCCGAGTTCTCCTGGGTGATCACGGTGATCCGGAGATCCTCGGCCGCCAGCTCAGCAAGAACGGCGTCGCTGCCGTCGGTCGAGCCGTCGTCGACGGCCAGGATCTCCACGGCATCACGGTCGATGGTCTGCTCGCGCACTGACTGGATCGCCTCGCGCACATAGTCCACGGAGTTGTACACCGGGATGATCACGGAGACCTGGGGAGTCATGGGACCTCATCTCTCGGGGGGTCTGGGGCTCGCGTCGGCCGAGCGGAATGCAGCGCCCGCTCCGCGCCCCGACCGCCGGGGCTGTCGCTGGCGGGAAGCGTAGCACCAGCTTCTTCGCAGGTCAGGACCGGGACGTGCCGGACTCGTGCGACCCGGGCACGAGAACCACGCCAGGTCACAGCGCCATCACGACACCGGATCCGAGCTCAGGAAGGACCTCTCGGGACCGGATGCTCAGGGCGTGAGTTCCGCCTCATCGGCCCCTGCGAGGCCGAGCTCCTCGCGGGCGACCTCGACGAATCGGTCCGCATAGTTCTCGCGCGCGATGTCTCCGAGATAGTAGGTCGCCCACGCCTTCCGCTCGGCCTCGTGCGGATCGGCACCGGTCAGGTCGTCGAGCACCTCGTGGAGGTTCTGCGGGTCGGCGCCCTCGGAGACCAGCACGTAGGCGGCGCGGGCCATCGGGAACTCCCGGGCGAACTCCTCGGCCCCCGTGCGCGGGGAGACCATGGCCAGCGGCTTGCCCGAGTGCAGGAAGTCCCCGACCACGGCGGAGACGTCGGAGATCATCGCGTCACTGGCGTTGAAGCAGTCCACGACGCTCATGTCGTTCTCCGCGAGGTCGCCGTAGAGGTGCTCCCGGCCGCTGGCCGCGGCATCGGAGGCGAGCATCTCGCGGATCTGCCGGCAGGCTTCCTGCAGCTCCGGCGAGCGGTTGCTGTAAGGGTGGGGACGGAAGACCACGCGGCAGCCGCGCTCGAGCAGGGCCCGCACGATCGCGGGCCCGATCGGCAACGAGGAGTAGTTCGTCTCGGCCTGGTAGCCCAGCCAGGTGGGCGCATAGAGGACGGAGCGGTCCTCGAGCTCGCCGATCGGCCCGCGCGCCTGCTCGACGTCCTCGACCTGGGGGCGGCCGACGATCCGGAAGATCTCCGGTCGCATCGTGACGCCGAACGTGTCGAAGCGGTCGATGGCCGCCTGCCCGGCCACGAAGTCCCGGTCGTACATGCGGATGACCGGGGTGGCGCTGGAGGCCTTGTCGGACTCCCCGTGCAGGAGCTGGATGTGCGTCAGACCGGCGTAGCGCACCATGTGGTTGTTGCGCATGGCGTTGTTCACGTAGAACACGCCGCGGGCCGAGGGCACGATCAGATCGTCGAGATCCGTCAGGGAACGCCGCAGCAGCACCGGGTGCTCCGTGGCGTTCGCGAGCTGGCGGAAGTTGGGGACGGTGCGCACCACCAGCACGAACGGGACACCGAGCCGCTCGAGATAAGGCAGCCACATGGTGACCTGGAAGGCGGAGCGGGGCGGGGCGTGCCAGTAGACGTAGAAGCCCGGCTCCAGCGCCTCGAGGGTCTCGGGCAGCCGGGCCTGGAAGCGTCGGCGCTCCCGGATGCGGCCGACGCAGTCCGACAGGGCGATCAGCGACATCACGAGCGAGGCGAGCGAGATCAGCGAGATCACCGGCAGCAGCACGCCGGGTGCGAGAGTGGCGAGCGCGAGCGCGAGCAGCCCCAGCAGGTTCAGCGGGAAGATCCAGCCGTAGCGGAACGATGCCCGGTTCCGCCCTTCGTGGCCGGGGAAGTTCTCGGCGTACGGCGCGGCGACCCCGTTCAGGGAGCGCAGCATCGGCTCGACCGCGAGCGCCCCGACGGCCAGGACGGCGCCGACGAGCTCCAGCACCCGGACCTCGCCGACCGTGTACAGCAGCACGGCGGCCGCGGCGATCAGGAGATATCGGGCGGTCAGGTACCGGCCGATCCCGCCGATGCCCCGCGGTCCTCGTGTGAAGGCGCGCCGCTGGCGCCACAGGATGATCACCAGCGGGACGAGCGGGGCGATCACGGCGAGCCGCTGATCGCCCAGGCCGACGACCACGACGATCGACAGCACCGCGAGGGTGTTCACGACGACCGACCACAGGGACAGCATGTCCGCAGCCTTCTGGACACTGATCGCCTTCACGCGTGGCACCTCTCGTTCCGGGGCAGGAGGACGCCCCGTCTCGCGCGGGGCACCGCACGATCTTGCCATGCGCGGAGCGCCCGGCGTGCGCGCTGGGGTCAGCGCGCCCGCCGGCGCGGACGGCGCAGTCCCACCCGGCGGGCGAGGTCCCGGGCCGTTCGTGCCACGTCCTCGACGGCCGCCACCGCGCCGTCCGGGATGCTGGGCCCCGACGGATCGACGGTGGGGAACACCACCGGATCGGGCAGACGCACGATCACGGCCCCGTCGGCATCGGCCACCCGGATCCTCCGATCCGAGCCGCGGACCGTGGAGGGCAGGGCCGCGGCGAGCAGCCCGTCTCGCAGGGAGACCGTCGGGATCTCCTCGCCGGGGCGGTCCTGGTCGATGCCGCGGAGCGTGGAGATCCGCAGGGACGCCGGACGCTGGACCCGCAGCAGGGCGACGTGGCGGCCCGGCGCGGTCTCCAGCACCGAGAGCATCTCGGCCAGGGGGCCGGCCCGGGTGATGCGGACGTACCCGATGTCCACGGAGAGGTTCCCGAAATCCCGGGTGAAGTAGGCCGTCCCCACCTCCCGGCCGTCCGCGTCGGTCACCAGGCGACGCTCCGAGGTGATGTGGGGGCTCCGGCGACCGCCGAGCCGGTTCTGGATCTCCTGGTCCCCGTAGCGCTGGACGACATGCACGTCCCAGACCGCTCTCTCCAGCCCGGAGACCTCGACCTCGGCACGGAAGCGCACCGCGTCCCCGGAGCTCCCGGAGGGCCCTCCCTCCCCCGCGAGCTCCACGTCGTGGGCCGGCACCTCGAAGCTCTCCTCCGTCCCGCGCCGGCGGACGCGCAGCACGACGCCGTCCGGAGGGGTCGTGCTGCGCCGGACCTGAGCCCGGGCACCGATCCGGAGGCGCCCGTCCTCCACGACGAGCTCCTCGAGAGCGACCATCCCGACCACCTTCACGTCGCGGAGCTCCTCCTGGCCGATCGACTCCACCAGATCCGCCGGCAGGTCGAAGCGGAAGGCCCCGTCCTCGACGACCAGGGACTCCTCACCCCCGTCCTTCTCCCACCGGATCAGCTCGCGCAGGAGGTCGGTGAGCCCCGCGAGAGCGAGCCTCACCTTCAGCCGGTACAGGGGCTCGAGATGTCCCCAGACGCGTTCCGTCAGGTAGGGACCGATCGCCTCCTGGATATCGGTGACCACGGACTCCTGCTCCGCCTCGGACAGGCTCAGGAATCGCGAGCGAACCGATTTGCGCAGCGCTCCGCGCACCGGACGCCGCAGGAGACCGTCGCGAAGCTCTCCCGGCTCGGTCCCGTCGATGATGACGTCGACCGTCGCAGCCAGCAGCGCCGTGTAGTCCAGCGAGGTCCGGGAATCGGAGGTGACGTTGTCCCCGCCCTCCCTCGTGCGGATCAGCACGTAGGCGCGGTCGGCGCGGATGCTGATCTTCCGCGCTGCCAGGTAGCAGGTCAGCGTGAACGGCTGGTCCGAGCCGACCCGCAGATGGGTCGGGTTGTGCGCGCCCGTCCTGCGCACCAGATCCGTCCGGAACAGCTTGATCGCCGTCAGCGAGTTGAAGAGGCTGTCCTGGACCAGGTCGGCCTCGGCCTTCGAATGCGTGAACATCGACCCCGGGGCGTGGCGTCCGTTCAGGCCCACCATCCGCGCCAGGACGATGTCGGAGCCCTCCTCCTCCGCGTAGGCCACCAGCTCGCCGAGCGCTCCCTCGGTGAGCACGTCGTCGGAGCCGAGGACGAAGAAGTATTTCCCGCGCGCAGCCGCGATCCCCTTGTTGCAGGGATCGGCGGGGCCGCCGGAGTTGGGCTGATCCAGGACCCGGTAGTTGGGGTATCGCTCGGCGTACTCGGCCAGGACCTTCTCGGAACCGTCGTCGGAGCCGTCGTTGACCAGGATGACCTCGAGCTCGGCGGGACCGAGCCGTTGCTCGGGGATCGCATCGAGCGTCTCCAGCAGGTACGGCATCGAGTTGTACACCGGGATGACGAGCGATACGAGCGGTCGATCGCTCCCCCGCCGACTGCTGCTGCCCTGACTCATGACGAGAACCTCCTCGGATCCGTGGCCCCCTCGGCATGCACGGATCGCGCGGCGTCACTCCTGCTGGACACCCCATGGAGGAATGGCCTCACATCGTGAGCATTCCGGCAATCTCATTCCGGCAGTGCCGATCTCCGACCGCAGGTGGGCGTGTGAACCCCGGGCATGCCCTACCGTCCGGTCGGGAATCGGGACGCTCCCTCAGCCGCTCTCGGCGGCCGCATCCTCGGCTCCGCCCTCGGTCTCCTCGGCGTCGTCCGCCGGATCCTCGAGACCGCCGACGCCGGCCTGTCGGTACAGCGCGATGAACTCACGGGCGGTATCCGGTCCGATCATCAGGCGCAGCACCGGGGAGACCTCGTAGTCATCCCCCTGCTCGTCGAGCAGACCGGCTCGCTGGATCTTGGCGATCGCGGCGCGGACCTCCTTGGCGAAGCCGGCCTCGTCGGTCGAGGTGGTGCGGCGGTAGGCGGCCAGCGCCTGCTGGATCTCGGCCTCGGAGACCACGGTGCGCTGACCGCGGGAGGACTGGGTCAGCAGCATCTGGCGCAGCACCAGCAGCAGCACGGAATCCAGACGGTTCAGGCCGGTCAGGCGGCGCAGCAGCTTGGGCGCATCGGGGTCGGACTCGCTCTGGCGCACGAAGGCGACCTGGGCATCGTCGTCGACCACGAGCTCGAGGAAGAGATCCGCCAGGCGGGCCTCGATCCCGGCGCGATCGCGCAGCAGCTGGGCATAGCGCGCGGGGTCGCGCCGACCGTCCAGGAACGGACCCTGCAGCAGGTGCACGAGGACCCGCCGGGAGTCCTCGACGAGGGCGGTGCCGGGAAGCGACGTCGCGTCCTCGACACCGGCATCCCGGGCGTCATCGGCTTCGGTACGGGGCACAGAGCTGGTCACGGGCACACACTGTACCGGCGCCGCCGCTGCCGCTCAGGGAGCGTGCCCGCACCGTCGCCGAGGACCCGTCCGAATGGTCGATCGTTGCGGAAATGACACCATCGGGGCCTTGCATCTGGTGGAATCACCATCAAGCGCCGGATCACATCCGGCCCGTCAGGTCCCCCGCCCCCGTGCAAGGAGTCGACCATGAACGACCTTCCGATCTCCACCCCCGTCCTCGTCGTGATCATCGTGGCGATCCTTCTGATCCTGCTCATCCTGCTCGCGGTGGGGATGTCGGCGTCGAGACGGCGCAAAGCCCGCCAGCAGGCGGAGGACCGCCGACGTGCCGCCGAGCTGCGCGAGCAGGCCGAGAAGGAGGAAAGATCCGTCCAGCAGCGCGACCTGACGGCCAAGGAGCGCGAGCTCGAGGCCGAACGCGCCGGGCTGGAGGCGGATCGCAAGGCCACCGAGGCCGAGCAGGAGCAGATCGTCGCCGAGCGCCGACGCGTCGAGGCCGAGGAGGAGCGCTCCGCCGTCGAGCGGGAGCGCAGCGCGGTGGACCAGCGTCGCACGGAAGCCGATCGCCTCGATCCCGAGACCCCGGACGACGGACGCGGTCCGGTGGGCACCGCGGATGATGACCGGACCGCCCCGGCCCCGCGCGAGGACCGCGAGGACCGGGACGGCCTCGAGAAGGACCGGCCCGCGAAGGACGGCGACGAGAAGGACGGCCCGGGGGCAGGTGCCGCGACCGCGGGAGTCGCCGGAGCTGCCACCGCCCCGGAGCCCGCCGCCGAGGATCCGACGGGAACACAGGACCCGCAGACCCCGGCCGACGCCCGCTCCGCGACCGACGCGACGGCCCCCACGCATCGCGCGGCGGGCACGGACGTGCCCCAGGACCAGACGGCTCGACAGGAGCCGACCGCACCACATCCGGACGCCTCCGCGGACGCTCGCGGCGAAACGCCGGGAGCGCACCGTGAGGATCCGACGGCTTCTCCGCAGCACGAGCGCGCTCCGCACGGGGACGAGCAGAACGCTCACCGGCAGGACACCCGCGGCCAGGAGGTCCGCGATCGGGAGGCCCGCCACGAGGGCGAGGACTCCGGTCCCGGCGCCGGTGCTGCGACGGCCGGTGTCGCCGGTGCAGCCGGAGTCGGCGCGGGAGCTGCCGCCGCTTCGGCGCACGGACGCGACGAGGACCCTCGCGTCGAAGACCCCGAGCCCGCTCAGCACGACTCCCGTGAGGGAACCGACGCCGCGACATCGAGCCGCGCCGAGGCTGGTGCGGGTGCCGAGGCCGGCGCCGGGGCCGGTGCCGCGACCCCGACCGAGCAGGGCTCGGGTCTCGAGCAGCCACTCGATGAGCAGACGCTCAGCGACCGGGTCGCCCACGGGGACGACGAGGCCGCCCACGACCCGCGGGTCCATGACACCGGTCGTCCGGTGCGGCACACCGCCCAGCCGGATCCCGCAGCCGGGCGGCCCCGACCGGAGGACGGGCAGCCCGCGGCCGGCCGGCCCGACCTGGAGGACGGACGGTCCGCCGCCCCGATCCAGCCGTTCGACGCCCCGGACCAGGAGGGCGGGAACCGACCCGTCCAGGACGAGCCCGCTCGACCTCTCCCGGACGAGCCCCGTCGACCGATCCAGGACGACTCCGTCCGCTCGACGGCTCACAGCACGTACAACCGCCCGGCGCCGGCCGATGCGGCAGGGCCGGCCCCGGCAGAGCCCGCCCATCGCTCCGAGGAGATCCCCCCGCTCAGCGGTCGGCCCGCCGCGTCGCCCTACGGCGAGGGTCAGTACGGGGCAGAGCCCGCCGAGTTCCAGCAGGTCGACGACGAGGAGCGCCTGCGCTCCTCGCGGGACGGGCAGGTCGATCCCGAGCAGCCGCTGACGGACGAGCACGGATCCCCCGCACCGCGGGCGCCTGAGTTCCGGCCTCCCGAGGACGGTGCGCCGGAGGGACGCCGGCCGCAGGACGGCTCCGGCCCGCGCGACTGACCTCGACCGGACATGACGCCGGCCCGGGAACCCCTCGAAGGGTTCCCGGGCCGGCGTCATGTCGAGGTGGCGTCGTGCGGCGCTCAGGCACCCTTGCGCACGGTGATGGACCAGCCGGCGTCGCCGACGCGGTCGAAGGCGACCACGTCATGGCCGTCCTCGGCGGCCCACTGAGGCAGCGAATCGGTGGCCTGGGTGCAATCGAAGCCGATGATCAGGTCGTCACCGGAGCTCAGCTGCTCCATCGCGCTCTTCGCATCGATCAGGGGGAAGGGGCAGACGGCCCCGTTGGTCTCCAGGGTGTAGGCGGTCATGAGAACTCCTTGTCACATCGTGGTCCGGGATGTCGGTCGTGGTCCGGGAAGCCGGGAGCGGCTTCAGGCGGCAGGGGTGAGCACCGGGGCAGGGCGGCTCGCGGCGGCCGCCTTCTGCGGCCGCACCAGGAAGATCCAGGCGGCGCCCCAGGTGCCGAGCATGATCGCGAGGAACGAGACCCAGCCCTGGTAGCTGAACAGGCTGGTCTCGACGAGGGAGTTGCCGATGGTGCAGCCGCCGGCGAGGGAGGCTCCGATGCCCATCGCCACGCCGCCTCCGCCGCTGCGCAGCATGGTGGAGGCGTCCGGCACCCGCCAGCGGAACTCGCCCGAGGCCTTGGCGGCGATGAAGGAGCCCACCAGGATGCCCAGGACCAGCATCACCGACCAGTCGACGAGGGTGACGTCGCCCGTGGTGAGGAAGGTGACGATCTTCGCGGAGGGGGTGGTGATGCCCAGGCCGCCGTTGCGTCCGGCCGCGGTGGACAGCGGCCAGGCGATGATCGCGATCAGGCCCAGCAGCACGCCGCCCGCCCACGGGTTCCAGACGACGTCGGCGAGGTAGCGGCCCAGGCCCGTGCGGCGGGCGGGCAGCTTCGCGGTCCGGTGCCGGGCATTGATGCGGATCTGCCGGACGACGAGCACGGCGACGATCGCACTGAAGACGACGACGGGCACCCAGACGCTGACCCCGAGGGTCTCCTGGATGGTGGTGTCCCCGACCGTGCGGGCGCGGGCGGCGTCGTTGAAGCCGGCCAGCGGCCCGTACTTCATGACCGCGGCGAACAGCGCGTAGAAGATCAGGGCCACCCAGGAGCCGAGCAGGCCCTCCCCGGCGCGGTAGTAGGTGCCGGTGGCGCAGCCGCCGGCCATGACGATGCCGATGCCGAACAGGAAGCCGCCGCCGACCACGGCCAGCGGGGCGAAGC encodes the following:
- a CDS encoding CDP-glycerol glycerophosphotransferase family protein, whose translation is MKAISVQKAADMLSLWSVVVNTLAVLSIVVVVGLGDQRLAVIAPLVPLVIILWRQRRAFTRGPRGIGGIGRYLTARYLLIAAAAVLLYTVGEVRVLELVGAVLAVGALAVEPMLRSLNGVAAPYAENFPGHEGRNRASFRYGWIFPLNLLGLLALALATLAPGVLLPVISLISLASLVMSLIALSDCVGRIRERRRFQARLPETLEALEPGFYVYWHAPPRSAFQVTMWLPYLERLGVPFVLVVRTVPNFRQLANATEHPVLLRRSLTDLDDLIVPSARGVFYVNNAMRNNHMVRYAGLTHIQLLHGESDKASSATPVIRMYDRDFVAGQAAIDRFDTFGVTMRPEIFRIVGRPQVEDVEQARGPIGELEDRSVLYAPTWLGYQAETNYSSLPIGPAIVRALLERGCRVVFRPHPYSNRSPELQEACRQIREMLASDAAASGREHLYGDLAENDMSVVDCFNASDAMISDVSAVVGDFLHSGKPLAMVSPRTGAEEFAREFPMARAAYVLVSEGADPQNLHEVLDDLTGADPHEAERKAWATYYLGDIARENYADRFVEVAREELGLAGADEAELTP
- a CDS encoding glycosyltransferase family 2 protein, whose translation is MSQGSSSRRGSDRPLVSLVIPVYNSMPYLLETLDAIPEQRLGPAELEVILVNDGSDDGSEKVLAEYAERYPNYRVLDQPNSGGPADPCNKGIAAARGKYFFVLGSDDVLTEGALGELVAYAEEEGSDIVLARMVGLNGRHAPGSMFTHSKAEADLVQDSLFNSLTAIKLFRTDLVRRTGAHNPTHLRVGSDQPFTLTCYLAARKISIRADRAYVLIRTREGGDNVTSDSRTSLDYTALLAATVDVIIDGTEPGELRDGLLRRPVRGALRKSVRSRFLSLSEAEQESVVTDIQEAIGPYLTERVWGHLEPLYRLKVRLALAGLTDLLRELIRWEKDGGEESLVVEDGAFRFDLPADLVESIGQEELRDVKVVGMVALEELVVEDGRLRIGARAQVRRSTTPPDGVVLRVRRRGTEESFEVPAHDVELAGEGGPSGSSGDAVRFRAEVEVSGLERAVWDVHVVQRYGDQEIQNRLGGRRSPHITSERRLVTDADGREVGTAYFTRDFGNLSVDIGYVRITRAGPLAEMLSVLETAPGRHVALLRVQRPASLRISTLRGIDQDRPGEEIPTVSLRDGLLAAALPSTVRGSDRRIRVADADGAVIVRLPDPVVFPTVDPSGPSIPDGAVAAVEDVARTARDLARRVGLRRPRRRAR
- a CDS encoding DUF4194 domain-containing protein, encoding MTSSVPRTEADDARDAGVEDATSLPGTALVEDSRRVLVHLLQGPFLDGRRDPARYAQLLRDRAGIEARLADLFLELVVDDDAQVAFVRQSESDPDAPKLLRRLTGLNRLDSVLLLVLRQMLLTQSSRGQRTVVSEAEIQQALAAYRRTTSTDEAGFAKEVRAAIAKIQRAGLLDEQGDDYEVSPVLRLMIGPDTAREFIALYRQAGVGGLEDPADDAEETEGGAEDAAAESG
- a CDS encoding sulfurtransferase TusA family protein; its protein translation is MTAYTLETNGAVCPFPLIDAKSAMEQLSSGDDLIIGFDCTQATDSLPQWAAEDGHDVVAFDRVGDAGWSITVRKGA
- a CDS encoding YeeE/YedE family protein, producing MILTGLLLGAALGYVLQRSRFCVTGAFRDLYMARSSRYFVPFLLAIAIQAIGVAALTGIGVIAPEPASFAPLAVVGGGFLFGIGIVMAGGCATGTYYRAGEGLLGSWVALIFYALFAAVMKYGPLAGFNDAARARTVGDTTIQETLGVSVWVPVVVFSAIVAVLVVRQIRINARHRTAKLPARRTGLGRYLADVVWNPWAGGVLLGLIAIIAWPLSTAAGRNGGLGITTPSAKIVTFLTTGDVTLVDWSVMLVLGILVGSFIAAKASGEFRWRVPDASTMLRSGGGGVAMGIGASLAGGCTIGNSLVETSLFSYQGWVSFLAIMLGTWGAAWIFLVRPQKAAAASRPAPVLTPAA